A single window of Enterobacter kobei DNA harbors:
- a CDS encoding ParB/RepB/Spo0J family plasmid partition protein: MKRAPVIPKHTVKDIRPETEPSAAPAAPMVDSLIARVGAMARGNTILLPVCGREVKFILEAIPGESVETASRVWSGNERDQELLTEDALDDLIPSFMLSGQQTPAFGRRVEGVIEIADGSRRRKAAILTSSDYRVLVGDLDDEQMMALSRLGNDYRPVSAYERGNRYAQRLENDFNGNISALAEAENISRKIITRCINTAHLPKSVVALFTHPGELSARSGETLYKAFSGKEALLLQRTQQLHEQKKAGVIFESEEVIGLLTDVLKEPSGKKVNLNTRHQFVPGATALYKGDKVIFNLDKSRLPAECIEKIESILRDLQKV; the protein is encoded by the coding sequence ATGAAACGTGCACCAGTCATTCCAAAACATACCGTAAAAGATATCCGCCCCGAAACTGAACCTTCAGCGGCACCCGCTGCACCGATGGTTGATTCATTAATTGCACGGGTTGGAGCCATGGCCCGCGGGAATACCATTCTGCTTCCGGTTTGTGGCCGGGAAGTGAAATTTATTCTGGAAGCGATCCCGGGCGAGAGTGTTGAGACGGCATCAAGAGTCTGGTCAGGTAATGAACGTGACCAGGAACTACTGACCGAAGACGCGCTTGATGATCTGATTCCCTCTTTTATGCTGAGTGGTCAACAGACGCCTGCGTTCGGACGAAGGGTAGAAGGTGTCATTGAAATTGCTGATGGTAGTCGCCGTCGTAAAGCCGCCATACTGACATCATCAGATTATCGTGTTCTCGTCGGGGATCTCGATGACGAACAGATGATGGCTTTATCACGGCTGGGTAATGATTATCGTCCTGTCAGCGCTTATGAACGGGGCAACCGTTATGCACAGCGGTTGGAAAATGATTTTAACGGCAATATCTCTGCTCTGGCTGAAGCTGAGAATATTTCCCGTAAAATCATCACGCGTTGCATCAACACGGCCCATTTGCCAAAATCAGTGGTTGCCCTGTTTACTCATCCTGGTGAACTTTCCGCCCGCTCTGGGGAGACGCTGTACAAAGCATTTTCGGGAAAAGAAGCTTTATTGTTGCAACGGACACAACAGCTTCATGAGCAAAAGAAAGCGGGAGTTATCTTTGAATCCGAGGAAGTTATTGGTTTACTGACGGATGTTCTGAAAGAGCCATCAGGTAAAAAAGTAAACCTTAATACCCGTCATCAATTTGTACCTGGTGCGACAGCCCTATACAAAGGCGATAAGGTGATTTTTAATCTCGATAAATCTCGTTTGCCTGCCGAGTGTATCGAGAAGATAGAAAGCATACTGCGCGACTTACAAAAAGTTTAG
- a CDS encoding site-specific integrase has protein sequence MMPALPGHSGAFSSAQLPVAIDYPAALALRQMALVQDELPKYLLAPEVSALLHYVPDLHRKMLLTTLWNTGARINEALALTRSDFSLAPPYPFVQLATLKQRVEKAARTAGRAPAGSQPHRNVPLSDPQYARQLEMMVATLKIPLERRNKRTGRTEKVRIWEITDRTVRTWLGEAVEAAAADGVTFSVPVTPHTFRHSYAMHMLYAGIPLKVLQSLMGHKSISSTEVYTKVFALDVAARHRVQFSMAEADAVAMLKKR, from the coding sequence ATGATGCCAGCACTGCCAGGCCATAGCGGGGCTTTTTCCTCTGCTCAGCTGCCGGTGGCCATCGATTACCCGGCCGCGCTGGCACTGCGCCAGATGGCGCTCGTTCAGGACGAACTGCCGAAATACCTGCTGGCGCCGGAAGTGAGCGCCCTGCTCCACTACGTGCCCGATCTTCACCGTAAGATGCTGCTGACCACCCTGTGGAACACCGGCGCCCGTATTAACGAAGCACTGGCCCTGACCCGGAGTGATTTTTCCCTGGCCCCGCCCTACCCGTTCGTGCAACTGGCAACCCTCAAACAGCGGGTGGAGAAAGCGGCCCGAACGGCCGGCCGTGCTCCGGCCGGCAGCCAGCCTCATCGTAACGTTCCGCTTTCCGATCCGCAGTATGCCCGCCAGCTGGAAATGATGGTGGCCACCCTGAAAATACCGCTGGAACGCCGGAATAAGCGCACCGGCAGAACGGAAAAGGTGCGCATCTGGGAGATCACCGACCGTACCGTTCGCACCTGGCTGGGCGAAGCTGTTGAAGCGGCAGCCGCCGACGGGGTGACGTTCTCCGTGCCGGTGACGCCACACACGTTCCGCCACTCCTACGCCATGCACATGCTGTATGCCGGAATTCCGCTGAAGGTGCTGCAGAGCCTGATGGGGCACAAGTCGATCAGCTCGACGGAAGTCTATACAAAGGTATTTGCGCTCGATGTTGCTGCAAGGCATCGTGTGCAATTTTCAATGGCAGAGGCTGATGCTGTTGCCATGCTGAAAAAAAGATAA
- a CDS encoding RepB family plasmid replication initiator protein gives MAMENNELPLNLQEVNKTTGEVVKLDVNSASTVQPVALMRLGLFVPTLKSTSRSKTNRKNVTDATEELVQLSIARSEGYTDVRITGSRLDMDTDFKVWLGIIRSMYDFGVKDDTLKLSFVEFVKMCGFDSRRSNKKMRDRISNSLFKLASVTLKFQSETKGWTTHLVQSAYYDITADVVEIRAEPKLFELYQMDRRVLLRLKAIDALQRKESAQALYTYIESLPQNPAPISMKRMRDRLNLTSNLYTQNHTVRKAMAQLKDIGYLDYTEFKRGRATYFSVHYRNPKLISSKVVVPREPEEEVPEQNYDEVIKALKAAGIDPQKLAKALASVKPGND, from the coding sequence ATGGCTATGGAAAATAATGAGTTACCCCTGAATCTTCAGGAGGTCAATAAGACAACGGGTGAAGTTGTTAAGCTGGATGTCAACAGCGCCAGTACTGTTCAGCCTGTTGCGCTCATGAGGCTTGGTCTGTTCGTTCCTACCCTCAAATCGACCTCTAGGAGTAAGACGAACCGCAAAAACGTCACGGATGCGACTGAGGAGCTCGTACAGCTGTCCATTGCCCGGAGTGAAGGGTATACCGATGTCAGGATCACCGGATCGCGCCTCGATATGGATACGGACTTCAAAGTCTGGCTTGGAATCATCCGTTCAATGTATGATTTTGGCGTTAAGGATGACACGCTCAAGCTGTCTTTTGTTGAGTTTGTTAAAATGTGTGGCTTTGACTCCCGGCGCTCTAACAAGAAAATGCGTGACAGGATAAGCAACTCCCTGTTCAAGCTGGCATCCGTAACCCTCAAGTTTCAGAGTGAAACGAAAGGGTGGACTACGCACCTGGTTCAGTCTGCCTATTACGACATCACTGCCGATGTCGTGGAGATCAGGGCAGAGCCCAAGCTCTTTGAGCTTTATCAGATGGACAGGCGGGTCCTGTTGCGTCTGAAAGCCATTGATGCCCTGCAGCGCAAGGAGTCCGCACAGGCACTCTATACCTACATTGAAAGTCTGCCACAGAATCCGGCCCCCATCTCCATGAAGCGTATGCGAGACAGACTCAACCTGACGTCTAACCTCTACACGCAGAACCACACGGTGCGCAAAGCCATGGCGCAGCTGAAGGATATCGGCTATCTGGATTACACCGAATTCAAACGCGGCCGGGCCACCTACTTCAGCGTGCATTACCGTAATCCGAAACTCATCAGTAGCAAGGTCGTTGTTCCCCGTGAGCCGGAAGAGGAAGTACCTGAGCAGAACTATGACGAAGTTATTAAAGCCCTGAAGGCTGCAGGTATTGATCCTCAGAAACTAGCAAAAGCGCTCGCCAGCGTGAAACCGGGAAATGACTGA
- the sopA gene encoding plasmid-partitioning protein SopA — protein MGLMETLDQCITAGHEMTKAIAIAQFNDDSPEARKITRRWRVGEAADLIGVSSQAIRDAEKAGRLPHPDMEMRGRVEQRVGYTIEQINHMRDVFGTRLRRPDDSVPPVIAVAAHKGGVYKTSVSVHLAQDLALKGLRVLLVEGNDPQGTASMYHGWVPDLHIHAEDTLLPFYLGERDDAAYAVKATCWPGLDIIPSCLALHRIETELMGRFDNGKLPTEPHMMLRLAIETVAHDYDVIVIDSAPNLGIGTINVVCAADVLIVPTPAELFDYTSALQFFDMLRDLLKNVDLQGFEPDVRILLTKYSNNNGSQSPWMEEQIRDAWGSMVLKNVVRETDEVGKGQIRMRTVFEQAIDQRSSTGAWRNALSIWEPVCNEIFDRLIKPRWEIR, from the coding sequence ATGGGACTGATGGAAACGCTTGACCAGTGCATTACGGCCGGTCATGAAATGACGAAAGCTATCGCGATTGCACAGTTTAACGATGATAGCCCGGAAGCCAGGAAAATTACCCGTCGCTGGCGTGTGGGTGAGGCCGCCGATCTGATTGGCGTTTCTTCTCAGGCAATCCGTGATGCAGAAAAAGCAGGACGCCTTCCCCATCCTGATATGGAAATGCGTGGACGTGTAGAGCAGCGGGTGGGCTACACCATTGAACAAATCAACCATATGCGGGATGTATTTGGCACCCGTCTGCGCCGTCCTGATGACAGCGTTCCGCCCGTCATCGCGGTGGCAGCACATAAAGGGGGTGTCTATAAGACATCTGTATCTGTACATTTGGCACAGGACCTGGCGCTGAAAGGGCTGCGAGTACTGCTTGTCGAAGGGAACGATCCTCAAGGCACAGCCTCCATGTACCACGGCTGGGTCCCTGATTTGCATATCCATGCCGAAGACACACTGCTGCCTTTTTATCTTGGTGAGCGCGATGATGCAGCCTATGCCGTCAAAGCCACCTGCTGGCCGGGTCTCGACATCATACCTTCATGCCTGGCTCTGCACCGCATTGAGACAGAACTAATGGGAAGGTTTGACAACGGGAAACTGCCGACAGAACCTCATATGATGCTTCGCCTGGCCATCGAAACAGTGGCCCATGATTATGATGTCATTGTTATCGACAGTGCACCGAACCTCGGTATTGGTACCATCAATGTCGTCTGTGCTGCAGATGTACTCATCGTGCCAACGCCAGCAGAGTTATTTGATTACACCTCTGCCCTTCAGTTTTTTGACATGCTGCGCGACCTGTTAAAAAACGTGGACCTGCAGGGTTTTGAACCTGACGTTAGAATTCTTCTGACCAAGTACAGCAATAACAATGGCTCACAGTCACCCTGGATGGAAGAACAGATCCGCGATGCCTGGGGAAGCATGGTACTGAAAAACGTTGTTCGCGAGACCGACGAAGTCGGTAAAGGTCAGATCCGTATGAGAACGGTGTTTGAGCAGGCTATCGATCAGCGCTCATCTACAGGAGCCTGGCGAAATGCGCTGTCTATCTGGGAGCCTGTCTGTAATGAAATTTTTGATCGCCTGATTAAACCTCGCTGGGAGATCAGATAA